gcagacacacacaaatgtgaatgtaaatgcagcCAGTGATATTAAACTCCGTCCAGCTGACGTGACTCAGGCAGAACAAACGCCCAACATGAACAGCTGACAATTGCAGATGCACACGGACTGCAGTTGCTGGCCGACCAGTGAAACAAACTCCACCGTGCTCGTCCTCAGTCCTAACAGACTTACTGAACAAACcgtccactgtttttttttttttttttttttttaattatgactGGGCAAGGGAGCTTGCAAACATGTTTACCAAGGCAGGTCTTCAATAtttatgtagaaataaatgatcTTTTAGTGTCAGTCAAattaagaagaagaaatactgtgtaaaccaaaatgaagaacCTGCAGTCTGATTAAGAATATTtacagaggggtgtgtgtgtgtgtgtgtgtgtgtgtgtgtgtgtgtgtgtgtgtgtgtcctacctgtgctggtgtgtgtggtcaccagtcccagcagcagaGCCTGCAGCAGGTGCTGGTGTGGAGTGGGTCTCGCATTCTGCATCCAGTAGCAGGTAACAGCCACCAGGAGGCGCAGGTGAGGCTCCACGCCCTGAAAACAGGACGGCTCCACCTCCAGAGCCTCCATCAACACCCGGACACGCTGTGAGAGCTCCGCCTGGTGGAGCGGGACAGACAGTGCAACTCAAATGTGTTTTATctcacacaggaaaaaacagaaagcaggaaGGAGAGGTCAAAAATTAAGACGGTTGATGACGGTTTTCATTGTtgattgatattgattttttaaatttttttccaaTGAACTTACTGATTGTTTAATAGGCTATGTAAGGAgtccaaaataataattaacGTTTATGAGGAGTAATCAGAGCTCCAAGCGATGTCTTCAGAAGTGAACTGCAGCCAAAAAACTATTCATAATAACTTTAAGATCTCACAAACTGCAGCACTCTTTCGGTCACTGTCAATCacaatcatttatttcatttattttttacatttataactGACCCTCTCAGCCGGCCTGACTGATTGACTGCTGTTTGTGGATTCTGTGACTCGATTCACGGCACAACAGAAGCTGACGTCTCCAAAATCCACAGATCAACACAAGCCATGGCACCGATGTTATTTGGTTCTCACAGAAGATTCAATTATATAGGACATTTAAAATATCTCTGGACTGGTGGCTGATCCAAAATATTTGATGCTGGAGCACAGTtcgctcagacagacaggcagttagacagacagacagacagttagacagacagacagttagacagacagacagacagttagacagacagacagttagacagacagacagacagacaggcagacaggcaggcagttagacagacagacagacagacagttagacagtcagacagacagatgatgCGTCATGTTCAGGCATCAGGATGCATCATTCATAGGCCTACTGGGTTTTCTTTCTGGAGCAGTGAAGATGgaatttgtgagattaaaaacgtaaatttacaaaaaaaaaaaaaaaaaaaaaaaaaaaaattatgagacAAAATCCTGAAAATGTGGAGTTTTATCCGTGAATAATTTCCCCCTACAGTGGTCCTAACATCACATCGTACTGATGTGGTGTGCTCTTCAATATCatcattactgttgttgttgttgttgttgttgttgttatcattgcTGTTGTTATTCGTAGTAAGGTGGCAGTATATTGGGACGGTAAAAATAAGATACCTTATCCAGGGAGTCCAGGCTCAGCTGCCGAGCGGCTCCTCGGAAGACAGACCGGACCATGAAGCTGGCCGGCATGAGGCCCTCCCGGTCgtactcctccacctcctcctcgcccAGCAGCAGCCCGTACATCACCTGGCGGATCGGCCGGGAGGTGAGATGGGAGCTGGGCAGGCTGCCGTGCTCCACCATGACAGGAAGGCGGGCCCTCCTCAGCCGCAGCACGTTCAGGATGACTTTGTCCAGTCGGCCCTCGGTGAAAGGCAGGCGGAACCAGTCCGGGGCCACGGCCCGGTCCTCCGGAGGGAGGGGAGGCACTGTCCCGTCAGTAAAGAACCGGCTCAGGGCGCTGGGAGGCAGCTGGTACTCCTCCATGCCCACAGACAAGTTCTGCAGGACCTCCGCCTCATTCTGCCTGCTCACCCCCACCATCAGCCTCAGTGATGCCACCAGGGCCTCCTGGGACTCTTGGAAGCCCCTCAGCCAGCGGAGCAGCGCCCCGAGGTAGGCTGATCTTGATCTCTTATGGACTTCCAGACGGAGGGTCACCCCCATGTCCTCCAGCTTCACATAGTCGTTGCCAGCCAGCGCGGCGAAGGCGGGCAGGATGCGGCGCTGGATGTTGTAGAAGGAGCAGAAGCTGGAGGCGGTGTATTTCTTACAGGGGACGAAGCCTCTCTGCGCCGCCACCTCCCACTGGAAATGGGGGATGGGCAGCAGCCCCGCCGGCAGGTCAAAGATGTAGAAGTCGCTGTCTTTGGAGAGCACCGGACACTGCCACTCACTTGCCAGGGCGGCGACCTCCCGGTCTGCCTCTGAGGAGGACAGGACCACCGGGACCTCCAGCCGGACCAGGGTCTGTCTGAACAGCAGTTTGCACATCAGGGGCAGGATGTCCCCCCGGGTCGGCA
The Myripristis murdjan chromosome 16, fMyrMur1.1, whole genome shotgun sequence DNA segment above includes these coding regions:
- the LOC115374291 gene encoding protein asteroid homolog 1-like, which produces MGIQGLTSFIEANNQIYRDVRFRDSRLVVDGYNLSCHLYFTAGLEQTYGGEYAAYADLIESFVKALRGCGIQPYVVLDGGDDHTDKKLETKKQRAKARIQAAHERSMGMPTRGDILPLMCKLLFRQTLVRLEVPVVLSSSEADREVAALASEWQCPVLSKDSDFYIFDLPAGLLPIPHFQWEVAAQRGFVPCKKYTASSFCSFYNIQRRILPAFAALAGNDYVKLEDMGVTLRLEVHKRSRSAYLGALLRWLRGFQESQEALVASLRLMVGVSRQNEAEVLQNLSVGMEEYQLPPSALSRFFTDGTVPPLPPEDRAVAPDWFRLPFTEGRLDKVILNVLRLRRARLPVMVEHGSLPSSHLTSRPIRQVMYGLLLGEEEVEEYDREGLMPASFMVRSVFRGAARQLSLDSLDKAELSQRVRVLMEALEVEPSCFQGVEPHLRLLVAVTCYWMQNARPTPHQHLLQALLLGLVTTHTSTALQVENTHATPRLDRDVAHAFNQWQSCVTVSIQLNQLLSEPLPEPQVTRLCEGKLFHQLVHRLRGGVNPERLLTSSSLKLYRTLLAAVQQPQHRRTTHTLEDLTANLEQLNLPDEDEEAVRSAGHRPKNPELHRKQERRGWN